The following nucleotide sequence is from Nitrososphaerota archaeon.
ATGAATGTCGTACTTCTTTACGAGACTTTTCGCATAGGTGTTGTAGTCGTCGATATCTGTTTTGCTCCCAATACTTCGAGCCTTATCCCAGAGCCGCCAGAGCTGCATCCACTCCTCGACGGAGACCTTGAGTCTCAGGCCTTGAATCCTAGGTCTCAGGGTTGGTCGCCCTTATATTTTAGACTCAATATTCTCCACGGCCTGATCCTTATCCGTAGAAACGGTTGCTGTATTTAACCATTAGTGTATCACTTTGGTTAATCAAAAAGGTATATCCCTATAGTAATCGAATACGGTTATACAATCCGTGTTACTAAGTCGATGCTCAGGCAGACAGAACCACAGGAAAGGGATCAGGAATAACAAGGAAAGGCATCGGCACCATCATCGGGCGAAAAACAGCCAGCGGTGGAAGAACATACACGAGAGCATGGATATACGTACCTACAGAGGTTTTCAGGGACACCAGCTTCCCACTAGACGTTGGTGATCCCTGCCGAATCGAGATCGACACCGAACAGAAACGACTCATAGTCTCACCTATCCCACCGGATGAAGCTAAGCGCGAAGGCTGGGTCAAACGGCAAAGAGCACCAGATCGCTCATCCAAGGGAACCCATTGAGAACATTGGACAAGTGATATGTTCTCCTGAGCCTCTGTTCCCTCTATCCTTCAATATCTATATCTCTCTGTAGTCTGTTCTGCTAATAACTATAATCAATGACAACTTATCTTAAATGTTTCGTGAACTCTCCCTTGTTTGGGTACAATGTCCATATCAAACTCGTCGCCACCACTGGATATCGACTACCTGCTAAGGGACTTGTTCGAAGATTACCAACGGCTATCAAAAATCCTTAGGAATACCGATCCTGACAATAGATCCTTCGTCAAACTGTATGACGCTAAAACGAAGGTAGGTGCACTGATTCGGGATCTCCTGAAGTTACGGGGCATTAATGTTTCAGAGGATGATTTAGTCAAGATACTTGAGAAAATTCCAGGGAAGACCGCTAAGAAGGTAAGAGTGATACTGGATGAGTAATCGAAGTAGTATGGATTATGATAACATCTCCTCTGTGCTTCAGAGGCTTAAGAAGCATTCACCAATAGTGATTGAATGGTTAGACGCCTCGGAGAGTGATGTTTACGATGTAAATCTGGCGACGTTGCCGAATACTGCCGTAGGGACTCACATCAAGGAGATTGGATGGTTCATCAAGGTTCAAAGCGATGCGACTTGGGGCATGCCCCATCTGCTCTACTACTTCAGAATGACAGATCGACGCTACCGAATTTCAAGTATTCCTTTGCCTTTGGTGAAGCGTGTTGTGCCTCTTGAGGAAAAAATAGCCAGAAAACATGGATTAATTTCCCCCGAAATCCCGGTTTCGCCGCGCTCCCAGCGTCGAATAGAATGTTTCAAAGGCGGTGTGAAGTACCCGCGCTCAAGGGGTGGTAAGAGTTGCTAAAGAAGCCTAGACAAACGTTGAAGACTGAGCATGCGGAATTTAGTATGCTTGAGCGTGACTATCGTGGCCTGATTTCAATTGTCCTCACGCTTGGCTTGGTTATACTGCTTTGGAAAGGAGATTATCAATCCGCATCGGTGCTAGGACCATTAGCCGGTACTAGTGTCGGCTGGTACTTTTCAAAACAGAGAGAAGGCGAGAACTCTGAGAGTTGATCCTTACACACCTACTGGTCAGGTTAGCGATCTGATTGAGACGGAAAAAAGTTGGTAAATTATGGCGGAAGAAAAGCTGAAGGTGATTAAGGAAGATCCTGTCGCTTTCGCCAAGTTTATCTTGGATTTCCATCCGTTCCCGTATCAGGAAAGTATCCTCAGCAACGATTCCGAGCGATTAATCGCAGTTTGCGGCCGACAAATAGGAAAGTCCACTACTGCAGCAGCTAAACTAGTCCACTTCGCTGTGACACATCCCAAGACAACGTCGATTATTGTTTCAGCTACGTTACGTCAATCAATGGAGATGTTCAGCAAAGTCAGAATGTTCACCGACTCATCTATAGTGAAGCGAAGCATAACTCGTATGACACGAACTCAAATCTTCTTCAATAATGGTAGCCGAATTATTTGCTTGCCCTGTGGCCGCTACGGCTCGACACTCCGCGGTTTAACAGTTCATTTCGCGGTCGTTGATGAAGCGGCGTTCATTTACCCAGAGGTAATTGAGTCGGTAATATTTCCTATGCTTGCGACAACGCATGGCAGAATTTGGCTACTGACTACTCCTTGGGATCGAGCCCATATCACTTACAAGGCATTTACGTCTTGGCCGAAAGATTCGGTATATCACTTCCCATCATCAATCAACCCGTTAATCACTCCGGCCTTCCTAGATGAGCAGTTGAACCTGATAGGTCAGGAACGGTACAATCAAGAGTACCTGGCTCAGTTCGTAGATGATTCTCGCTCATATTTTCCAATGACACTGATACGTCCTTGCATAGGCGAAACTCCAATCAGTTCAGACTGTTGCTTCGCAGGATACGATCCAGGAGGCAAAGAGAGCTATGCAGCTGCGGTAGCTGTAAACAAGCGACAAGACAAACTTGTTGTAAGGCGGATCTGGAGCGCTAAAGGGTTGAGTTACACCGAGGCAACATTGAAAGTAGCTGAGATGTGTAAACTCCTAAACGCAGAAAACCTGTACGTCGACCAAACGGGTCTCGGGCAACCAGTTGTTGAGCACATCAAGGATCTTGGAATAAGTGTTGACGGCTTGGTTCTGACCGATAAGCGAAGAGAGGAGTTATTCACAAACTTGAAGCTACTACTTGAACAGCGAAAAATCATTTTACCAGACAACTTGGAACTAATCAAATCCCTAAACTGCATCGAATACGAGCGGACACGAGTCGGAGGCTTCCGCTTCACTCATCGACAAGGCACTTACGATGATCTAGCATTCGCACTAGCATTAGCATGCTGGGCAGTCAAGATGCAACCAAGCGGAGCGATTGTAAAGCTGTGATGGATGAATGGTCAAGATTGTTCTTCAACTCCCAGTTCTTCTGAAGAAGCGGTCTAAGGCGACTTTCAAGGTTAACCAAGGGTTCAAGAGTACATCAGAGGTGACTGATCGAACAATTGCGGTCGGCGAAGCGTTTGGAGTCGGGGTGGATGAGGAGCAGGTCCACCAAGTTTACCGGAACTTCGAAGTCAATGTAAAACCGGGTGATATCATATACATAACAGGCGAAAGCGGATCAGGAAAATCGACCCTGCTAAAGGTGCTAGCTAAGCAGCTTCGAGAGCCATTAGCTGCTATCGAGTTCGGAAAAGTATTGTGCGACTGGGAAATGCAGATCAATGGAGATGAGATTCTAGTTAATGGTGTTGGTCGAGATGTAAACGAAGCTCTTCACTACCTAAGTATCGCCGGGCTAAATGATGCATTCCTCTTCGTTCGCCGGTTCCGGGAACTAAGTGACGGGCAGAAGTACCGATACAGAATTGCGAAGATGCTCGCAGGAGGCGCGTCCGCTTGGGTTTTTGATGAATTCGCCGCAACACTCGACAGAGAGACTGCTAAGATTGTCAGCTTCTGTCTCCAAAAGGTCGCTCGTACTAGCGGCAAAACCGTAGTAATTGCCACTACCCATGAGGATCTATTCATTGACCTAAAACCATCTGTCTTCATCAGAAAGGGATGGGGTGAAGACGTACATGTTGATTATCACCCAAATGTTATGGGCAATCTGTGCAGCATCGCGCAGAATGTACGAATTAAGAAAGGATCCTACCGAGATTACAAGGATTTATCGCAACTACATTACCGCGCAGGGAAACCTTTCTGCGCCAAAAGAGTATTCAAAGCTGAGATAGCGGGAAGAGTAATAGGCGTAATAATCTACAGTACTCCCTTGCTTTCAGTCGCAGGACGCAATCAGTTTCTAGGACATACGGCCACGCCTGAAGAAGTGAACCGCGATTTCTTAACGATCAGTCGCGTCATTCTTCATCCAAAATTCCGCGGCATAGGCCTCGGCATACGCCTAGTTCAAGAAACCCTACCGCTCGCAGACTCAAAATACGTTGAGGCAATCGCTGTAATGGCGCGTTACAACCCATTCTTCAGCAAAGCAGGCATGACTGAGATTCCTATCCAACCGACACTGGCAAACCATTGCATAAAAACGCTGGAATCCCTAAGACCCTT
It contains:
- a CDS encoding terminase family protein → MAEEKLKVIKEDPVAFAKFILDFHPFPYQESILSNDSERLIAVCGRQIGKSTTAAAKLVHFAVTHPKTTSIIVSATLRQSMEMFSKVRMFTDSSIVKRSITRMTRTQIFFNNGSRIICLPCGRYGSTLRGLTVHFAVVDEAAFIYPEVIESVIFPMLATTHGRIWLLTTPWDRAHITYKAFTSWPKDSVYHFPSSINPLITPAFLDEQLNLIGQERYNQEYLAQFVDDSRSYFPMTLIRPCIGETPISSDCCFAGYDPGGKESYAAAVAVNKRQDKLVVRRIWSAKGLSYTEATLKVAEMCKLLNAENLYVDQTGLGQPVVEHIKDLGISVDGLVLTDKRREELFTNLKLLLEQRKIILPDNLELIKSLNCIEYERTRVGGFRFTHRQGTYDDLAFALALACWAVKMQPSGAIVKL
- a CDS encoding ATP-binding cassette domain-containing protein — encoded protein: MVKIVLQLPVLLKKRSKATFKVNQGFKSTSEVTDRTIAVGEAFGVGVDEEQVHQVYRNFEVNVKPGDIIYITGESGSGKSTLLKVLAKQLREPLAAIEFGKVLCDWEMQINGDEILVNGVGRDVNEALHYLSIAGLNDAFLFVRRFRELSDGQKYRYRIAKMLAGGASAWVFDEFAATLDRETAKIVSFCLQKVARTSGKTVVIATTHEDLFIDLKPSVFIRKGWGEDVHVDYHPNVMGNLCSIAQNVRIKKGSYRDYKDLSQLHYRAGKPFCAKRVFKAEIAGRVIGVIIYSTPLLSVAGRNQFLGHTATPEEVNRDFLTISRVILHPKFRGIGLGIRLVQETLPLADSKYVEAIAVMARYNPFFSKAGMTEIPIQPTLANHCIKTLESLRPFGFNPVFCSSLHYNTRIITNLTKQEYYSLISILSHQARLLISRRMHHNQKTPSTEEIQSKLSANRNLASQSIKTIAITAQPKKYYIWPCNKTNGSIQETAVQPFLNTTPTI